The Cetobacterium ceti DNA segment ATTAGAAAGAAATATACCCTATTCCTCTAGAGCCTTTTTAGAGTATAAAATTGCTCCTGTATTTAGTAAGGTTTCTGGAACTATTGAGGAGATTTACGTTAAAAATGGAGATAGGGTTAAAGAGGGAGAAAAAGTTATAGGTCTAGATAAAAGTATGTATAGAGCTAGTTATATTTCTGCTTTAGGAAACTTTAAAAAAATAGAAAATAGTTTAAATGGATTAAGTGAAGATATAAAATCTTCTAAGGATATTGTAGAAAAAAATAAACTTATATATGAGAGAGATAAAAAAGATTTTGCTAAATTTGAAAAACTTTATAAAAATGGATATGTAAATGATATTGATTATGAAAATGCCAAGGTTAAAATGGTACAATCGGAAAAAACCTTGAAAATTAGTGAAAATCAGTTGGAACAGGAAATTATAAAATATGGAGAGAGTAAAGAGGAAAATCCAGAGCTTCTAAGTGCCCAAGGAAATTTAGAAAGGGCAAAATTAGATTTGGAATATACAGATATTAAAGCACCTATAGATGGGGTTGTTGTAATGGATCA contains these protein-coding regions:
- a CDS encoding HlyD family secretion protein, with protein sequence MDYRKKGKLIYGGIVLSFFTVFIAIVLLERNIPYSSRAFLEYKIAPVFSKVSGTIEEIYVKNGDRVKEGEKVIGLDKSMYRASYISALGNFKKIENSLNGLSEDIKSSKDIVEKNKLIYERDKKDFAKFEKLYKNGYVNDIDYENAKVKMVQSEKTLKISENQLEQEIIKYGESKEENPELLSAQGNLERAKLDLEYTDIKAPIDGVVVMDQLYPNSLVKQGSTLFYIRDNDKMNVEVNLREKNIGAIKPGRKALVLFDGIPDRYFSGKVESMDKILADGYSNSSTLVNIPLDNRWVRDAGKVRVSIKMDKNPELENLVSGSKASVILLSPNDNGIYNFLAKIWINIIKVFNYVY